AGCCCCTTCACGTTGGTGTCCACCATCGTGTCCCAGTCCTCCAAGCGCGCCGACTGCGCGGGGTCCAACCCCAGCGCCAGGCCCGCGTTGTTGACCAGCACGTCCACGTCCGCGAAGTCAGCGGGCAACGAGCGGACGGTCCGCTCCACGGCCTCACGGTCCGTGATGTCGAGCGTCAGGGGGAGCACCCGCTCGCCCAGCTCGGCGCGCAGGGCCTCCAGCCGCTCGGTGCGGCGCCCGGTGGCGATGACGCGCGCCCCGTCCTGGATGAAGCGCCGGGCCATGGCCAACCCGAATCCCGCGGTGGCGCCGGTAATCAGTACATTCATGACACACCCCTCTGGGAGCCAGCGCCGGGAGGGGCCGGCTCAGTCGTCTTCACCCTGATAGATGCAGCCGCTGGTGCACGTCTCACGGACGACCACCCGGCTGAGCAGGGGAAGGCCTGGACGCAGGCGCTTCCAGATCCACCGCGACAGGTTCTCGCTGGTGGGGTTCTCCAGGCCCTCAATCTCGTTGAGGTAGTAGTGGTCCAGCTTGAGCCGCACGGGCTCGAAGGACTCCTTGATGTCCGAGAAGTCCATCACCCACCCGGACTGCTCGCCCACGGGGCCTCGCACGTGGACTTCCACCCGGTAGCTGTGGCCGTGGAGCCGGCTGCACTTGTGCCCCGGCGGCACGTTGGGAAGCCGGTGCGCGGCCTCGAAGGTGAATTCCTTGAAGATGTCCAAGGCGTCTCCTGACTGCGGGTGGAAGGCGGCTCATATCCCGCGCGCTCCTCCTGACGTCAAGGTACGCCCTGCCGCCCTGAAGGAAGCCCTTCGTGAACTCGCGCTCGGCACTCTCGCCTGGAATGGCGACGGCCAACACGAGGAGCCTCAGTCACCGCAGTTATTCCGGGATATGCCGGACTGGAGATGGCGCCCATCATCCTTCCTTCAATGGGGGGAGTCGGTGGGTGGACAGCGCACAGGCTTGGTTAGGGGGCGCACCTTCGTGCCTCCCCATCGACGAAGGTTTCACCGACACCCTCGCGTCTGAGCATTCCCTTGCTCCCTGGCCGACGGCTCCGCCGCTGGGTAGGGGGCTTGCTCAAGGACTGCGCCGATGGCTTCGTGCGGAACGCCCTACCTGCGGTCGCTGGTGGCGCGGGCCAGTTCGCTCTGCCTCCGGCGCGAGCTGCGAGTACAACTCGTGGAGCTTCGCCCGCAGCAGCTCCTTGGACGGCAGGAACGTCTGGTACTCGGCGACGAGCGTTGGCGACGTTGTCCGGGCAAGAGCGTACTCGACGACCTCGTCGTCCTTCGTCGCGCAGAGGAGCACGCCGATCGACGGCCGCTCGTGGAGCTTCTTCACGTCACGGTCAAGTGCCTCGACGTAGAACGAGAGCTGTCCGAGATCGGCGGGCTTGAATTTGTCGACCTTCAACTCGAAGGCGACGAGACACTGAATGCCACGGTGAAAGAAGACGAGGTCGATCACGAAGTCTTGGCTGCCGACCTGCACCGGATATTGCGAGCCGACGAAACAGAAGTCGCGTCCCAACTCAGTGAGGAAGCGGCCAAGGTTCCGAAGGAGGGCGTCGTGGAGGTCGGCTTCGGAGTGATCGGCGGCGAGGCCGAGAAACTCGATGTTGTAGACGTTCTTGAACTCGTCGATTGCCGTCGGGTGAGTTTGTCTCACCGCTGGCGAGACTTTCTTCGTGGCGCGTGCCTCGCGAAGAACGGCGCCCGAGCGGATCTGCCGTTCGAGCTCCCGCTTGGGCCAGCGCTCCTTGATGGCAGCGAGAATGTAGAACTCGCGTGTATCGAGGGGCTTGGCTTGGCTGAGGATGATGAGGTGGTGTGTCCACGGCAGTTGTCTCACCAGTGGTGAGATTCTTCGGTTCGACCGGTACGCCTCGTAGAACTGGCGCATCCGAAAGAGGTTCGGGCGCGTGTAGCCCCGGACACCCGGGTAGCGCCTCGCGAGATCCGCGGCGAGCTCCTCGACGATGCCGTCGCCCCACTCCGCGCTGGCGATCTTCCGGCTGATGTACTCGCCCAGCTCCCAGTAGTGGGTCACCAGCTCCGTGTTCACCGCTTGGTGCGCGCGTCGTCGGGCCACTTCGATGAGCGCGATGACCTCGGCGAACCGCGTGTCTCCGTCGTCGACGAACGCCCGCTTGGCGCGAGGCACGGCGAGCTTCGTCGCCAGGGTGGCGGGCGTCGCGCGCGTCAAAGGCTTCTTCGAGGAGGAACTCTTCTTCATGCGAAAGGCGGGAACATAGGTTTCGGCGGCCGAGCCCTGCAATTTGGCAAGCGACGCTGGCCGGTCGATTCCGCGCCCCGCTTCGAAGGGGAAGACCAGGGGTCCTTCCCAGAGGCG
This genomic window from Myxococcus hansupus contains:
- the queD gene encoding 6-carboxytetrahydropterin synthase QueD, with amino-acid sequence MDIFKEFTFEAAHRLPNVPPGHKCSRLHGHSYRVEVHVRGPVGEQSGWVMDFSDIKESFEPVRLKLDHYYLNEIEGLENPTSENLSRWIWKRLRPGLPLLSRVVVRETCTSGCIYQGEDD
- a CDS encoding PDDEXK nuclease domain-containing protein, which translates into the protein MKKSSSSKKPLTRATPATLATKLAVPRAKRAFVDDGDTRFAEVIALIEVARRRAHQAVNTELVTHYWELGEYISRKIASAEWGDGIVEELAADLARRYPGVRGYTRPNLFRMRQFYEAYRSNRRISPLVRQLPWTHHLIILSQAKPLDTREFYILAAIKERWPKRELERQIRSGAVLREARATKKVSPAVRQTHPTAIDEFKNVYNIEFLGLAADHSEADLHDALLRNLGRFLTELGRDFCFVGSQYPVQVGSQDFVIDLVFFHRGIQCLVAFELKVDKFKPADLGQLSFYVEALDRDVKKLHERPSIGVLLCATKDDEVVEYALARTTSPTLVAEYQTFLPSKELLRAKLHELYSQLAPEAERTGPRHQRPQVGRSARSHRRSP